The following coding sequences lie in one Arachis ipaensis cultivar K30076 chromosome B05, Araip1.1, whole genome shotgun sequence genomic window:
- the LOC107642483 gene encoding protein PIN-LIKES 3 has product MGLLDLFYVASLPVIKVLLITAVGLFLALENVNLLGKDARIQVNHLVHYVFNPALVGGNLADTITFENFVTLWFMPVNILITFIIGSILGWILVKITRAPKNLEGLIIGVCSAGNLGNLPIIIIPAICKDKGSPFGDPDVCYKYGMAYASLSMAIGAVYIWSYVYNIMRVSASKFHRESTASIHSIHSIHASGELLGPFPDECSPESPSKYPAKEDDSYSQLLSSTEAGEKSKVSMTDKIKQKFKAIFFNSNIKAVFSPATLGAIVGFIVGVISPLRNLLIGSNAPLHVVEDSVTMVGEAAIPTITLIMGANLLKGLKGARTPFWTVIGILVVRYILLPILGVLIVKWATQLGLVPADPLYQFMLLLQYALPPAMAIATIAQLFGAGESECSIIMLWTYILASVAVTLWSTYFMWLVA; this is encoded by the exons ATGGGGCTTCTGGATCTTTTCTATGTTGCTTCTTTGCCAGTCATCAAAGTTTTGTTAATCACTGCAGTTGGATTGTTTCTTGCTCTTGAAAATGTCAACTTGTTAGGAAAAGATGCAAGGATTCAAGTCAATCAT CTTGTGCATTATGTGTTCAATCCTGCACTGGTTGGAGGAAATTTGGCAGATACTATAACATTTGAGAATTTTGTTACACT gTGGTTTATGCCAGTGAACATTCTCATTACATTTATAATAGGGTCAATTTTGGGATGGATCCTAGTCAAAATCACAAGGGCTCCCAAAAACCTAGAAGGTTTGATAATTGGTGTCTGTTCTGCAG GAAACTTAGGAAACTTGCCTATAATCATTATCCCAGCTATATGCAAAGATAAAGGTAGCCCTTTTGGAGATCCTGATGTCTGCTACAAATATGGGATGGCATATGCTTCACTATCTATGGCT ATTGGAGCAGTTTATATATGGAGTTATGTTTATAACATAATGAGGGTTTCAGCAAGTAAATTCCACAGAGAAAGTACTGCAAGCATTCATTCCATTCATTCTATCCATGCTTCAGGGGAGTTATTAGGGCCGTTCCCTGACGAATGCTCGCCAGAGTCCCCGTCCAAGTATCCGGCGAAAGAGGATGATTCATACAGCCAACTACTTTCTTCCACAGAAGCTGGAGAAAAATCTAAG GTATCAATGACagataaaataaagcaaaaattCAAAGCAATTTTCTTCAACTCAAATATCAAAGCCGTATTTTCGCCTGCAACTCTTGGAGCG ATTGTTGGATTCATTGTTGGTGTAATTTCCCCGCTACGTAATCTCCTGATTGGAAGCAATGCTCCACTTCATGTGGTTGAAGATTCTGTTACTATGGTGGG TGAAGCAGCAATTCCAACCATCACCCTTATTATGGGTGCAAACCTCCTTAAAG GGTTGAAGGGAGCAAGAACTCCATTTTGGACAGTCATAGGAATTTTGGTAGTGAGATACATTTTGCTGCCAATTTTGGGTGTTCTTATTGTTAAATGGGCTACACAATTGGGTTTGGTGCCTGCAGATCCCTTATATCAGTTTATGCTGCTTCTTCAATATGCACTTCCACCAGCTATGGCTATAG CAACCATAGCACAGTTGTTCGGAGCTGGTGAAAGTGAATGTTCAATTATCATGTTATGGACATATATTTTGGCTTCAGTTGCAGTGACACTTTGGTCAACCTATTTCATGTGGCTTGTCGCTTAA